The stretch of DNA CACGGATGATAAAACGTCTATGGATAAGGAGCATGAATCATGGCGTGGCTCACATTAATCATTGCAGGTTGTTGTGAAATGGTCGGTGTGACCGCATTAGAGAAGATAAGCCGTAAAGTGTCATGGCGTTCCGTTGGTCTTTTAGCCACTGGTTTTATTTGTAGTTTTTCATTATTAAAATTAGCCATGAACACCATCCCCATGAGTACAGCTTATGCTGTTTGGTCAGGAATTGGGACAGCTGGCAGTGCGCTTTTAGGCATGATCATCTACAATGAATCCAAGTCACTCCGTCGTGTTGTTTGTATTTCACTGATTGTGTTATCCGTTGTCGGTCTGAAATTAGTGTCTTAGCATAAAGATAGCGTCAGAGGGCGCTGTCCTTCCCATATAAAAAGCGTATCTTCTCCTTCGAAGATACGCTCATCATACTTATCCAATCGCGTAAGCACCTGGGCCGATCATACCCACACCAAGCGCAACCGCAATCAAGATCAATTGAAATTCAAATCCACCTTCACTATAATAACCGTTCTTTCCGTGAACCTTCAAGATAGCGACAAGCATCGTTATTATAATAAGAGCCGCGCCCAGCCAAGTGAATAGACCTATAGCGAACAGCAATCCGCCGATCAATTCTGCAAGGCCGGCGAGGACAGCCATAGGAAATCCTGGTTTGATCCCCATTGAGTCAAAAGCGCCTCCGGTTGCTTTGGGGCCGTGACCACCGAACCAACCAAACAATTTTTGTGCGCCATGACCAGCAAAACTAAGGCCAACGATCAGACGAATAATCAATAAACCCAAATTTATCATAAAATGATTCCTCCTACTTATTATTTGGCAACTAAGATAGGATAATACGATACCACTTCATGCGTCAATATTTAGGCATTAATCAGGCCATAAGTCTTATAAGATCTTACATGAACGCCTCATTTATTCTTTCTGCCCTAATTCAAAATGCCACTTTTGTTCTGGATATAAAGATAAACGATGAGCACGATAAGCTTGTCTATGACTACCTGATTCAAAGCCTGAAATGATGAGTTCATAAATGACTTTAGCGGGATCTTGATCATTTGTTTCAACAATTCGGCTGTTCATACCGTTATCAACGTCAATATATCCGGATGTAATCAAACGATTGCCTGTCTCAGCCAAAACATCAGCATCCCCAACGATCGTTGAGAAGAATTCCTCTCCCCGGTTTTCTCCGTAGGACCACACTTCTTTCACTGTATTTTCTTTCTCATTAATTCTGTATTGCACAGCTCGACTATAGTTGCCA from Tuberibacillus sp. Marseille-P3662 encodes:
- a CDS encoding DMT family transporter encodes the protein MAWLTLIIAGCCEMVGVTALEKISRKVSWRSVGLLATGFICSFSLLKLAMNTIPMSTAYAVWSGIGTAGSALLGMIIYNESKSLRRVVCISLIVLSVVGLKLVS
- a CDS encoding DoxX family protein, translated to MINLGLLIIRLIVGLSFAGHGAQKLFGWFGGHGPKATGGAFDSMGIKPGFPMAVLAGLAELIGGLLFAIGLFTWLGAALIIITMLVAILKVHGKNGYYSEGGFEFQLILIAVALGVGMIGPGAYAIG